The DNA window GCGGCCATGTAATGAGGCAGGGATCGACCCAGCCGACGTCGCGGTGACCGGCGCGACATCGCTAGTGGGCGCCTCGCCCGCCGCCTCGGGCCCGCGGTCGGTGCTCGGTTGCGGCAGGCTGGCGCCGTTCGCGTCGTTGTCGACGGGGTCGGGTCCGCCGCCGCACGAGGCTAGCAGAAGGCCTGCTAAAAGAAGGGAGAACCGGAACCGCATCGCAAAGGTAACGCGACGCGGCCCCGGTCGTTTCAACCGTCCGACTAGGGACTTAGCCCATGGTCGGGATGACGAAGGCGTTCTCGCCCGTCACCGAACCATCCGGCCAGCGCTGCGTCACGACCTTGTTCTTGGTCCAGAAGCGCAGGCCTTCCATGCCGTACTGGCCAATGTCGCCGAAGCCGGAGCGTTTCCAGCCGCCGAAGCTGTGATAGCTGACCGGCACCGGGATCGGCACGTTGACGCCGACCATCCCGACGTTGACGCGCGCGGTGAATTCGCGTGCCGCATGGCCGTTGCGGGTGAAGATCGCCACGCCATTGCCATACTGGTGCTCGGACGGCAGGCGAACCGCTTCCTCGAAGTCGCGGGCCCGGACCATCTGCAGGACGGGCCCGAAGATCTCGTCCTGGTAGCTCCGGAAGTCCGGCTTCACATGGTCGAAGAAGGTGGGGCCGATGAAGAAGCCTTCTTCGTGCCCCTGCAGCTTGAAGCCGCGGCCGTCGACGACGAGCTCGCCGCCCTCGTCGATGCACATCTGGATGTACTGCTCGATCCGCTCCTTGTGCGCCGAGCTCACGACCGGGCCGTAGTGGGCCTCGGCATCGGTCGATACGCCGACCCGCAGCGCCTCGATAGCTGGGATCAGCTTCTCGCGGAGGCGCTCGGCGGTTTCGTCACCGACGGGCACCACGACCGGCAGCGCCATGCAGCGCTCGCCTGCCGAGCCGAAGGCGGCGCCGGTCAGGTCGTTGACGACCTGGTCGAGGTCCGCGTCGGGCATGACGATGCCGTGGTTCTTGGCGCCGCCGAACGCCTGCACGCGCTTGTTGTGCGCAGTGCCGCGCGAATAGATGTACTGGGCGATGTCGGAGGATCCGACGAAGCTGACTGCGGCGATGTCCGGGTGGTCGAGGATCGCGTCGACCATTTCCTTGTCGCCGTGGACGACGTTGAGGACGCCGTCCGGCAGGCCCGCTTCCTTCATCAGCTCGGCAAGGCGCACGGGGACGCTCGGATCGCGCTCTGAAGGCTTGAGGATGAAGGCATTGCCGCAGGCGATCGCCATGCCGAACATCCACATCGGGATCATCGCGGGGAAGTTGAACGGCGTGATTCCGGCGCCGATGCCGAGCGGCTGGCGCATCGAATAGACGTCGATACCCGGGCCGGCGCCGACCGTATATTCGCCCTTCAGCGCCTGCGGGATGCCGCAGCAGAATTCGATGACTTCGAGGCCGCGCTGGATGTCGCCCTTGGAGTCGGCGATCACCTTGCCGTGCTCGGAGGAGAGCAGGTGCGCGAGCTCGTCCATGTTCGCTTCGACCAGCTCTTTATACTTGAACATGACGCGGGCGCGGCGCTGCGGGTTGGTCGCGGCCCAGGCCGGCTGGGCGGCCTTGGCGGCGTCGACCGCCGTCTGGAGGTCGGCTGCGGTGCCGAGCCTTACGCTCGCCTGCGGCTTGCCCTGATTGGGGTCGAAGACCTCGCCGGTCCGGTCGCCGGACACATAGCTCTCGCCGTCGATGAAATGGTCGATGTCACGCAACATGGGGGGTCGATCCTGCGCTGGTTTCTAGGGGTTGCGGCTCCCCTAGACCCCGCCCGGCTCAATTTCCAGTTGGGCAGTTCGCGTAATGGCCCCTGGTCAGCGCCTGCCATGCGGCTCGCCCTTTGGGCTGCAGCCGCTCCGCTGGCTATTGGTCCTTGGCCATCTTGGCGCGGTACGCCTCGATGCTGATCGGCCGGCCCAGGAAGTCCTGCACCAATTGTGCGGCGGGCTTGGTGCCGCCGGGCTCCAGGACCAGCCGGCGGTAGCGTTCGGCCGTGGCTCGGTCGTGCAGCCCGTTCTTCGCGAAAGCGGTGAACAGGTCGTCCGAAATCACCACTGACCAGCGGTAGGTGTAATAAGCGGCGCCATAGCCGCCGAGGTGGCTGAACGAGTCCTGGAACTGGGTGAATTCCGGGAGCGCCAGGAGGTTGTACTTGGCGTCATATTCGCGCGCCGCCGCGCCGAGGTCCGCCGGTGCCGGTCGCGAATAATATTGCAGCGCGATGTTCGACAGGCCGAGCTGGCGCATGTCGTCCATGCCGATGCTGAAATAGCGCGCCTTGTTCATCTTCTCGACAAGCTCGGCGGGGATCGGCTTGCCGGAGTCATCGACCGCGAACTGCTTCAGCGTGTCATAATCATAGACCCAGTTCTCGAGCATCTGGGACGGCGCTTCGACGAAGTCCCACTCGGTCGCGACGCCGCTCTGCGCCGCCCAGCGCTTGTTCTGCCCGCCGAAGATGGCGTGGAGCAGGTGGCCATATTCGTGGAGGAAGGTCTCGACATCCTCATGTTCCATCAGCCCGGTCTTGTGACCGCCGGCGGGCAGGTTCATGACCAGGGCAGCGACCGGCACGGAGCCGCGCACGCCGTTGCGAAG is part of the Sphingomicrobium sp. genome and encodes:
- a CDS encoding CoA-acylating methylmalonate-semialdehyde dehydrogenase — protein: MRDIDHFIDGESYVSGDRTGEVFDPNQGKPQASVRLGTAADLQTAVDAAKAAQPAWAATNPQRRARVMFKYKELVEANMDELAHLLSSEHGKVIADSKGDIQRGLEVIEFCCGIPQALKGEYTVGAGPGIDVYSMRQPLGIGAGITPFNFPAMIPMWMFGMAIACGNAFILKPSERDPSVPVRLAELMKEAGLPDGVLNVVHGDKEMVDAILDHPDIAAVSFVGSSDIAQYIYSRGTAHNKRVQAFGGAKNHGIVMPDADLDQVVNDLTGAAFGSAGERCMALPVVVPVGDETAERLREKLIPAIEALRVGVSTDAEAHYGPVVSSAHKERIEQYIQMCIDEGGELVVDGRGFKLQGHEEGFFIGPTFFDHVKPDFRSYQDEIFGPVLQMVRARDFEEAVRLPSEHQYGNGVAIFTRNGHAAREFTARVNVGMVGVNVPIPVPVSYHSFGGWKRSGFGDIGQYGMEGLRFWTKNKVVTQRWPDGSVTGENAFVIPTMG